A region from the Aegilops tauschii subsp. strangulata cultivar AL8/78 chromosome 5, Aet v6.0, whole genome shotgun sequence genome encodes:
- the LOC141022862 gene encoding uncharacterized protein, with protein sequence MGRVVPVVLSPTSRARPTAPSRSAACAPSASAPDEPFCKFIQHFSQVRNKIPRAYDPKVIAPFSTGVTDVTMREKLAVHDELDTVVELFDHANKSAKAGEGRLFAYNDPHVDLDVAKPKGRDSERKGSAVLAAEPEWKRGCDRDEAKDDCPFCVYHNMHSHATEDCHELKLLCDERQEKRGGRNDRGPRRSGHRGYQEHGTVAFILGGAQAPPSNRHFKQFSREVNAGLPEPADAKPLKWLQYGITFDHTDHPKSTKSVGTIPLLCTPIINNVAVTKTLIHGSAGLNVISVETSEQLHVPYKRLMPTRPFSGITDGSTMPLGQVRLAVTFSSRKNYHTELIDCNVAHIGLPYNTILGYPALAKFMAVTHHAYNTVKMLGCSGIIAICCDEKDAMRTLEHAC encoded by the exons ATGGGCAGAGTTGTGCCAGTTGTTCTGTCTCCAACTTCAAGGGCGCGTCCGACCGCCCCCTCGCGCTCAGCAGCCTGCGCGCCATCCGCCAGCGCCCCTGACGAGCCCTTTTGCAAGTTCATCCAGCACTTCAGCCAAGTGCGCAACAAGATCCCGCGTGCCTATGATCCCAAGGTCATCGCACCATTCTCCACAGGTGTCACAGACGTCACAATGCGTGAGAAGCTCGCCGTCCATGATGAGCTCGACACCGTGGTTGAGCTATTCGACCATGCCAACAAGTCTGCTAAGGCCGGGGAGGGCCGCCTCTTCGCCTACAATGACCCCCACGTCGACCTTGATGTCGCCAAGCCCAAGGGCAGGGACTCCGAACGCAAGGGCTCCGCCGTGCTTGCGGCGGAGCCTGAATGGAAGCGCGGCTGCGACCGCGACGAGGCGAAGGATGACTGCCCCTTCTGCGTCTATCACAACATGCACTCCCACGCCACCGAAGACTGCCACGAGCTCAAGCTGCTTTGCGACGAGCGACAGGAGAAACGCGGTGGCCGCAACGACCGTGGCCCGAGGCGCAGCG GACACCGGGGCTATCAGGAGCATGGAACGGTGGCCTTCATCCTGGGCGGGGCTCAAGCTCCCCCCTCCAACCGCCACTTCAAGCAGTTCTCTCGTGAGGTGAATGCGGGCCTCCCGGAGCCTGCGGACGCCAAGCCCCTCAAGTGGTTGCAGTATGGGATCACCTTCGATCACACCGATCACCCCAAGTCCACGAAGTCCGTGGGCACCATTCCTTTGTTGTGCACGCCCATCATCAACAACGTGGCAGTCACCAAGACACTCATCCACGGCAGTGCCGGCCTCAACGTGATCTCTGTGGAAACCTCCGAGCAGCTCCACGTGCCTTACAAGCGCTTGATGCCCACAAGGCCCTTCTCAGGCATAACCGATGGCTCCACCATGCCCTTGGGGCAGGTGCGCCTTGCCGTCACCTTTAGCTCCCGCAAGAACTACCATACCGAGCTCATCGACTGCAATGTGGCGCACATCGGCCTGCCGTACAACACCATCCTAGGCTACCCcgcgctcgccaagttcatggcggtgacccaccacgcCTACAACACTGTCAAGATGTTGGGCTGCAGCGGGATTATCGCCATCTGCTGCGACGAGAAGGATGCGATGCGCACCCTCGAGCACGCCTGCTAG